The following proteins are encoded in a genomic region of Cryptomeria japonica chromosome 11, Sugi_1.0, whole genome shotgun sequence:
- the LOC131076779 gene encoding ABC transporter G family member 35 isoform X1, which yields MTGDISYNGLKLNEFVPQKTTAYISQYDLHISEMTVRETLDFAARCQGVGTKHELLEEIGRREKKAGILPEADIDTYMKATAIKGLKESIQTDYIIKVLDLDICSEIMVGDAMIRGISGGQKKRVTTGEMIVSPIKTLLMDEISNGLDSSTTFHIMKCLQQFAHIMQATILVSLLQPAPETYDLFDDIILMSEGQIIYHGPRDNVLDFFEYCGFKCPERKGAADFMQEVISQKDQEQYWFNQEKPYRYISPEQFQQKFKQHHVGEKLTQELETPFSTSEAGEAGLCFSKYSLTKWELFKACFAREWLLMKRNSFVYVFKAIQLFLLAIITMTVFLRTRMKVDLSHADSYQGVLFFTLTVMMFNGFAELSFTLARIPVFFKQRDLYFYPSWAYAIPGFVLKVPISFFESLMWTSMTYYVIGYAPEAGRFFRQFLVLFSMHLAAVSQFRAAAALSRSLVIANTAGSLSIFLVIVFGGFLIPRPSIPKWCQWAYWISPLSYAETAITVNEFLAPRWTSKMPSQHKNLGLEILENRGLFHRGNLYWMAVGALMGIILLLNIVYTLALTYLNPISKPQGVISQKKQAQIQGIQEDTATELQPQSDSTTSRTEKEAKGTAEVQMANTGNRQDRFSGRSNATKQGMILPFKPLAMSFQNVQYFVDMPVEMKEQGITEDRLQLLRNINGAFRPGVLTALMGVSGAGKTTLMDVLAGRKTGGYIEGDIYISGFRKVQETFARISGYCEQNDIHSPQVTVYESLIYSASLRLAPEIDAKTKKLFVNEVMELVELDNLKDALVGIPSVSGLSTEQRKRLTIAVELVANPSIIFMDEPTSGLDARAAAIVMRAVRNTVDTGRTVVCTIHQPSIDIFESFDELLLMKQGGEIIYGGALGHRSEKVIQYFEAISDVPKIKDTYNPATWMLEVTSTAVEQRNGIDFAQIYRDSTLYQQSEELVKNLSIPAPDSEDLHFPSRYAQNTWKQFSACLWKQYWAYWRSPGYNLVRLIVTFIVAIVFGAIYWQKGTKIHNQQDLFSMTGAIYGATMFIGVTNCSAVQPFVDVGRSVFYREKAAGMYSAVVYALAQDIPGWLVWYYWICPTGWTLNGLITSQYGDLSKQISIAGKPSQSVKNFIKDYFGFHHDLLGLTAAVLAIFPAFFAVLFAYAIRTLNFQKR from the exons ATGACAGGAGACATCTCATACAATGGACTCAAGCTCAATGAATTTGTTCCTCAGAAGACAACAGCTTATATCAGTCAGTATGATTTGCATATTTCTGAGATGACAGTGAGAGAAACACTCGATTTTGCAGCTAGATGCCAAGGAGTTGGCACCAAACATG AACTATTAGAGGAAAttggaagaagagagaaaaaagCTGGGATTCTTCCAGAAGCAGACATAGACACATATATGAAA GCAACTGCAATCAAGGGTTTGAAGGAGAGCATTCAAACAGATTACATTATAAAG GTTCTTGACTTGGATATCTGTTCAGAGataatggttggtgatgccatgATAAGAGGAATCTCAGGTGGACAGAAAAAACGAGTAACAACTG GGGAGATGATTGTATCTCCAATAAAAACTCTTCTCATGGATGAGATATCAAATGGCTTGGACAGCTCCACCACTTTTCACATCATGAAGTGCCTTCAACAGTTTGCACACATCATGCAAGCTACAATACTTGTATCACTTCTCCAGCCAGCACCTGAAACATATGATCTCTTTGATGACATTATCTTAATGTCTGAAGGGCAGATAATATATCATGGCCCTCGGGATAATGTACTTGACTTTtttgaatattgtgggttcaagtGTCCAGAGAGGAAAGGCGCTGCAGACTTCATGCAGGAG GTTATTTCCCAAAAGGACCAAGAACAGTACTGGTTTAACCAGGAAAAGCCCTACAGATATATTTCTCCAGAACAGTTCCAACAGAAATTCAAACAGCATCATGTTGGAGAGAAGCTAACACAGGAACTTGAGACACCTTTTTCCACGTCTGAAGCAGGTGAAGCTGGTCTGTGCTTCAGCAAATACTCTCTCACAAAATGGGAACTGTTCAAGGCATGCTTTGCTAGAGAGTGGCTACTTATGAAGCGGAACTCATTTGTCTATGTCTTCAAGGCAATACAG CTTTTTTTGCTCGCAATTATCACAATGACAGTATTCCTTCGCACGCGCATGAAAGTAGATCTATCACATGCAGATAGTTACCAAGGTGTACTTTTCTTCACACTGACAGTCATGATGTTCAATGGATTTGCTGAGCTGTCATTCACACTTGCTCGAATTCCAGTATTCTTCAAACAAAGAGATCTTTACTTCTACCCATCATGGGCTTATGCCATTCCAGGATTTGTTCTGAAGGTTCCAATTTCATTTTTCGAGTCACTTATGTGGACCTCAATGACTTATTATGTGATTGGATATGCTCCTGAAGCTGGCAG GTTTTTCCGAcaattccttgtcctcttttcCATGCATCTAGCAGCAGTCTCACAATTCCGAGCAGCTGCTGCACTTTCTCGAAGCCTGGTTATTGCTAATACAGCTGGTTCTCTGTCAATATTTCTTGTTATTGTGTTTGGGGGTTTTCTCATCCCAAGAC CTTCAATTCCAAAATGGTGCCAATGGGCATATTGGATCTCGCCTCTATCATATGCAGAGACTGCAATTACAGTGAACGAGTTTCTTGCTCCACGATGGACTAGTAAG ATGCCTTCTCAACATAAAAATCTTGGTTTAGAGATATTGGAGAATCGAGGACTTTTCCACAGAGGAAACCTATATTGGATGGCGGTGGGAGCATTGATGggtattatattattattgaatATTGTCTACACCCTTGCTTTGACATATTTAAACC CAATTAGCAAGCCTCAAGGTGTGATTTCTCAGAAGAAGCAAGCTCAAATTCAAGGAATTCAAGAAGATACTGCAACTGAACTACAACCTCAATCAGATTCCACAACATCTAGGACAGAAAAAGAAGCCAAGGGCACTG CTGAAGTGCAGATGGCCAATACAGGAAATAGACAGGACAGATTTTCTGGAAGGTCTAATGCAACTAAACAGGGAATGATTTTACCTTTCAAGCCATTGGCAATGTCTTTTCAAAATGTGCAGTATTTTGTCGATATGCCTGTG GAAATGAAAGAGCAAGGAATTACAGAAGATAGACTTCAGCTGCTGAGAAACATCAATGGTGCTTTTAGACCAGGTGTTCTAACAGCTTTAATGGGTGTTAGTGGAGCTGGGAAGACAACATTAATGGATGTTTTAGCTGGAAGAAAGACAGGAGGCTATATTGAGGGAGATATATATATCTCAGGATTCCGGAAGGTGCAAGAAACATTTGCCAGAATATCGGGATATTGTGAGCAGAATGACATACATTCTCCTCAAGTTACTGTTTATGAATCACTCATTTATTCAGCATCTTTGCGTCTAGCACCTGAAATAGATGCAAAGACTAAAAAG CTTTTTGTCAATGAAGTCATGGAGCTAGTTGAATTAGATAACTTGAAAGATGCCCTTGTGGGCATCCCAAGTGTTAGTGGCCTATCTACCGAGCAACGAAAAAGACTAACGATAGCAGTAGAGCTTGTTGCAAATCCTTCTATCATATTTATGGATGAGCCAACTTCTGGTTTAGATGCCCGTGCTGCTGCTATAGTAATGCGTGCAGTTCGGAATACTGTAGATACAGGGCGAACAGTTGTTTGTACAATTCACCAGCCAAGTATTGATATATTTGAATCATTTGATGAG TTACTGTTAATGAAACAAGGAGGAGAAATCATATATGGGGGTGCACTAGGTCACCGTTCTGAAAAGGTTATACAATATTTTGAG GCTATTTCAGATGTGCCAAAAATCAAAGATACGTATAATCCTGCGACATGGATGTTAGAAGTTACGTCTACCGCTGTTGAACAGCGCAATGGTATAGACTTCGCTCAGATTTATAGAGACTCAACCCTTTATCA GCAAAGTGAAGAACTAGTTAAAAATTTAAGCATCCCAGCACCAGATTCAGAGGACCTTCATTTTCCATCTCGGTATGCACAAAATACTTGGAAGCAATTCTCAGCCTGTCTATGGAAGCAATATTGGGCATACTGGCGGAGTCCTGGCTATAATTTAGTACGCTTAATTGTCACTTTCATTGTGGCAATAGTATTTGGTGCCATCTATTGGCAGAAAGGAACAAAGAT ACACAACCAGCAAGACCTGTTCAGTATGACGGGAGCAATTTATGGTGCCACAATGTTTATAGGAGTAACCAATTGTTCCGCTGTGCAGCCCTTTGTGGATGTCGGGCGCAGTGTTTTCTATAGAGAAAAAGCAGCAGGGATGTATTCTGCTGTTGTATATGCTCTTGCCCAG